A DNA window from Mesorhizobium sp. C432A contains the following coding sequences:
- a CDS encoding FAD-binding oxidoreductase, which produces MASGSTGFNSSLDIGNSYYVATANPAPDHPALVGDVGADLVVVGGGCTGLSAALHAAERGLKVVLLEGGKIGWGASGRNGGQMIPGLRKGAKGLVKLYGPERAKALFDLAFEARGLVLDIIERHTIDCDLRLTGHLVGAVNGSDLRDLEDEAKCLESVMKFRDVEILSAAQARSKVDTPYHGAMYEPLGGHMHPLNYTLGLARAAVAAGVVIHENSVAVKLEREPSIRVSTAQGWVRAKHVVLAGDALLHGLEPRVNSRIMPVGNYIVATEPLEGKRNVIPANVAVSDTRFVVNYYRTSADGRLLFGGGERYTRSPPADIAGFVRPHMEATFPQLKGCRIDHAWGGLVSVTTSRLPHVGHYGEVYFAHGYSGKGVILSTLSGKLLAEAITGDASRLDLFSTLTPMPFPGGTALRGPLYVLGMLWYAMRDRIKH; this is translated from the coding sequence ATGGCCTCCGGCTCAACGGGTTTCAATTCGAGCCTCGATATCGGCAATTCCTATTATGTCGCCACCGCCAATCCGGCGCCGGACCATCCGGCGCTGGTGGGAGATGTCGGCGCCGATCTGGTGGTGGTCGGTGGCGGCTGCACCGGCCTGTCGGCCGCCCTTCATGCCGCCGAGCGCGGCCTGAAGGTGGTGCTGCTCGAAGGCGGCAAGATCGGCTGGGGCGCGTCGGGCCGCAATGGCGGCCAGATGATCCCCGGCCTGCGCAAAGGCGCCAAGGGGCTGGTCAAGCTCTACGGCCCCGAGCGGGCGAAGGCGCTGTTCGACCTCGCCTTCGAGGCGCGGGGCCTGGTGCTCGACATCATCGAGCGCCACACCATCGACTGCGATCTGCGGCTGACCGGCCATCTCGTCGGTGCCGTTAATGGCTCCGACCTCAGGGATCTCGAAGACGAGGCCAAATGCCTCGAGAGCGTGATGAAGTTCCGCGACGTCGAGATCCTGTCGGCGGCGCAGGCACGCAGCAAGGTGGACACGCCCTATCATGGCGCGATGTATGAGCCGCTCGGCGGCCATATGCATCCGCTGAACTACACGCTCGGCCTTGCCCGTGCCGCCGTGGCGGCCGGTGTCGTCATCCATGAAAACTCCGTCGCGGTAAAGCTGGAGCGCGAGCCTTCGATCCGGGTCTCGACGGCGCAGGGGTGGGTAAGGGCCAAACATGTCGTGCTGGCCGGCGACGCGCTGCTGCATGGGCTGGAGCCGCGCGTCAACAGCCGCATCATGCCGGTAGGCAACTATATCGTCGCCACCGAGCCGCTGGAGGGCAAGCGCAATGTGATCCCGGCCAATGTGGCGGTGTCCGATACACGCTTCGTCGTCAACTACTACCGCACGTCGGCGGACGGTCGGCTGCTATTCGGCGGCGGCGAGCGCTACACGCGATCGCCGCCGGCCGACATCGCCGGCTTCGTGCGGCCGCACATGGAGGCCACCTTCCCGCAACTGAAGGGCTGCCGCATCGATCATGCCTGGGGCGGTCTGGTGTCGGTGACCACGTCGCGGCTGCCGCATGTCGGGCACTATGGCGAGGTCTATTTCGCGCATGGCTATTCCGGCAAGGGCGTCATCCTGTCAACGCTGTCGGGCAAGCTCTTGGCCGAAGCGATTACGGGCGACGCCTCGCGGCTGGACCTGTTCTCGACGCTGACGCCGATGCCGTTCCCGGGCGGTACGGCGCTGCGGGGCCCGCTCTATGTGCTGGGGATGTTGTGGTACGCCATGCGCGACCGCATCAAGCATTGA
- the ggt gene encoding gamma-glutamyltransferase: MRDFQFPGRSPVRATEAMAATSHPLATLAAIDMLRSGGNAMDAAVCAAAVQGVVEPQSTGIGGDCFVLYSPKGEGEVLAFNGSGRSPAAANADWYLERGHSELPAAGPHAVTIPGAIDAWCRLLEDHGKKGIDAALAPAIRYAEQGYVVHDRVAFDWADEVALLSADEHAARIFLPEGRAPQAGDVHRQPHLADTLRIIANRGRAGFYEGEVADDLVERLRALGGLHALEDFAETQGDYVTSVNTSYRGYDIHQMPPNNQGMTALIMLNVLSGFSLGSLEPNSAQRLHLEIEAGRLAYQDRDTFIGDQDFVQVPVEQLLSAAYAERLRAAIDPALAMTHLPRLELPRSDTVYISVVDRDRNAVSFINSTFGSFGSGVVGPKTGVVLQNRGSSFRLTEGHPNRIAPRKRPMHTIMPGMATRGGKVVMPFGVMGGGYQPFGHVHLLTNMIDFGMDPQQALDAPRVFYKDNAVLAERGIPAEAIAGLRQRGHQVSIAEEPHGGGQLVLIDWEKGTLTGASDPRKDGCALGY; encoded by the coding sequence ATGCGTGATTTTCAGTTCCCCGGACGCTCGCCAGTTCGCGCGACAGAAGCGATGGCGGCGACATCGCATCCGCTGGCGACGCTGGCCGCCATCGACATGCTGCGCTCCGGCGGCAATGCCATGGATGCCGCTGTGTGCGCTGCGGCGGTGCAAGGCGTCGTCGAGCCGCAATCGACCGGCATCGGCGGCGACTGTTTTGTGCTCTACTCCCCCAAAGGCGAGGGCGAGGTGCTGGCCTTCAACGGCTCGGGGCGGTCGCCTGCTGCTGCAAATGCCGATTGGTATCTGGAGCGGGGCCATAGCGAACTGCCTGCGGCCGGACCGCATGCCGTCACCATACCAGGCGCCATCGATGCATGGTGCCGGCTACTCGAGGACCACGGAAAAAAGGGCATCGACGCCGCGCTGGCGCCAGCCATTCGCTATGCCGAACAAGGCTATGTCGTTCATGATCGCGTCGCCTTCGACTGGGCCGACGAGGTCGCCCTGCTCTCAGCCGATGAACATGCCGCGCGCATATTCCTGCCCGAGGGAAGGGCGCCGCAAGCCGGCGATGTGCATCGGCAGCCGCACTTGGCGGACACCTTGCGCATCATCGCCAACCGAGGCCGTGCAGGGTTTTATGAAGGTGAAGTCGCGGACGATCTGGTGGAACGTCTTCGCGCGCTGGGCGGGCTGCATGCATTGGAGGATTTCGCCGAGACCCAAGGCGACTACGTCACGTCGGTGAATACGTCCTATCGCGGCTACGATATCCATCAGATGCCACCGAACAATCAGGGCATGACGGCGCTGATCATGCTGAATGTGCTTTCGGGCTTCAGCCTTGGTTCGTTGGAGCCGAACAGTGCCCAGCGGCTGCATCTCGAGATCGAAGCCGGCCGGCTTGCCTACCAGGACCGCGATACTTTCATCGGCGACCAGGATTTCGTCCAGGTCCCCGTCGAACAACTGCTGTCGGCAGCTTATGCGGAGCGGCTGCGCGCCGCCATCGATCCGGCCCTCGCCATGACGCATCTGCCGCGGCTTGAGCTGCCGCGCAGCGACACCGTCTATATCTCCGTGGTCGACCGCGACCGCAATGCAGTCAGCTTCATCAACTCGACCTTCGGTTCCTTCGGCAGCGGCGTCGTCGGTCCCAAGACAGGCGTCGTGCTGCAGAATCGCGGCAGCAGTTTTCGCCTCACGGAAGGCCATCCAAATCGTATCGCGCCGCGAAAGCGACCGATGCACACCATCATGCCTGGCATGGCGACGCGAGGGGGTAAGGTGGTGATGCCGTTCGGGGTGATGGGCGGCGGCTACCAGCCGTTCGGCCATGTCCATCTGCTGACCAACATGATCGATTTCGGGATGGACCCGCAGCAGGCACTGGATGCGCCACGGGTGTTCTACAAGGACAATGCCGTGCTGGCCGAGCGCGGGATTCCGGCTGAGGCGATCGCCGGCCTGCGTCAGCGCGGCCATCAGGTTTCGATCGCCGAGGAGCCGCATGGCGGCGGCCAGTTGGTGCTGATCGATTGGGAAAAGGGCACGCTCACCGGTGCCTCCGATCCGCGCAAGGACGGTTGTGCGCTGGGCTACTGA
- a CDS encoding ABC transporter ATP-binding protein: protein MAIVFDGVTKAFPDGTVALQALDLAFEPGEFLVLLGPSGSGKTTACRLLAGLERPTAGRIMVEGRDVTDLPPRLRGMGMVFQNYALYSHKSVYENIAYPLRIRKMPAAELDRCVRAMAELLEITRYLDRRPSQLSGGQAQRVAVARALVWQPSLCLMDEPLSNLDALLRLHMRTELKRLHRELKKTFVFVTHDQEEAMTLATRVAVLREGALIQYDDPREIYRRPANRFIAEFIGRPAMNTFDGDVRAGVFHASGFTCPLPGKPDGPIVLGIRPEQIQLVDATAGYAILFAVDVVEPVEPDVLIFATSEANALIVRTVNVDRAFDPGQPLYLHFPPAALHTFDAVSGARLP, encoded by the coding sequence ATGGCAATTGTTTTCGACGGCGTCACCAAGGCTTTCCCCGATGGGACGGTGGCGCTGCAGGCGCTCGACCTTGCTTTCGAGCCCGGTGAATTCCTCGTGCTGCTCGGGCCCTCCGGCTCGGGCAAGACGACAGCCTGCCGGCTGCTCGCCGGGCTGGAGCGGCCGACCGCCGGGCGCATCATGGTCGAGGGTCGCGATGTCACCGACCTGCCGCCGCGCCTGCGCGGCATGGGCATGGTGTTCCAGAACTATGCGCTCTACAGCCATAAGAGCGTCTACGAGAACATCGCCTATCCCTTGCGCATCCGAAAGATGCCGGCTGCCGAGCTCGACCGCTGCGTCCGCGCCATGGCCGAGCTGCTCGAAATCACCCGTTACCTCGACCGCCGCCCTTCGCAATTGTCGGGCGGCCAGGCGCAGCGCGTCGCCGTGGCCCGCGCCCTGGTCTGGCAACCTAGCCTCTGTCTGATGGATGAGCCGCTGTCCAATCTCGACGCCTTGTTGCGGCTCCACATGCGCACCGAGCTGAAGCGTCTGCATCGCGAGCTGAAAAAGACCTTCGTCTTCGTCACACACGACCAGGAAGAGGCGATGACGCTGGCGACCAGGGTCGCGGTGTTGCGCGAAGGCGCACTGATCCAGTACGACGACCCGCGCGAGATTTATCGGCGGCCTGCCAATCGCTTCATCGCTGAATTCATCGGCCGTCCAGCGATGAACACGTTCGATGGCGATGTCCGCGCCGGCGTCTTCCACGCCAGCGGTTTCACTTGCCCGCTTCCGGGAAAGCCTGATGGTCCCATCGTGCTCGGCATTCGCCCCGAGCAGATCCAGCTTGTCGACGCGACTGCCGGCTATGCCATCCTGTTTGCCGTCGACGTCGTCGAACCGGTCGAGCCGGACGTGCTGATCTTCGCCACGAGCGAGGCCAACGCGCTGATCGTCAGGACCGTGAATGTCGATCGCGCTTTCGATCCCGGCCAGCCGCTTTATCTACACTTTCCGCCGGCGGCGCTGCACACATTCGATGCGGTGTCGGGAGCGCGACTGCCGTGA
- a CDS encoding carbohydrate ABC transporter permease translates to MIDQSTNRAWKSFAWAVLLVAVVVALTPYVWMVLASFKNRVDLLSSVPKWIFSPTLANYPAVFIDKGYWPLAINSVLISVSSTILCIVIGAPAAYGFARSDFPGKEDLFFFFLTTRMAPPISIAVPLFLFFTSLGLIDTIYAVVIAHTSFNLSLVVWMMRGFFAEIPREIDEAAMMDGRSRLGAFFFVVAPLAAPGIGATAVLCFILSWNEFLYAFILVAFDGRPLTVGIPGLVTPHGTLWGQVAAVAIVATLPIVLFTFLVQKQLVRGLTFGAVKG, encoded by the coding sequence ATGATCGATCAGTCCACCAACCGCGCCTGGAAAAGCTTTGCCTGGGCGGTGTTGCTCGTCGCCGTCGTGGTGGCGCTGACGCCTTATGTCTGGATGGTGCTGGCGTCGTTCAAGAACCGCGTCGATCTTCTGTCTTCTGTGCCGAAATGGATTTTTTCGCCGACGCTTGCCAACTATCCCGCCGTCTTCATCGACAAGGGATACTGGCCGCTGGCGATCAATTCGGTGCTGATCTCGGTGTCGTCGACCATACTCTGCATCGTCATCGGCGCGCCAGCGGCCTATGGCTTTGCCCGCTCGGATTTTCCCGGCAAGGAAGACCTGTTCTTCTTCTTCCTGACCACGCGCATGGCGCCGCCGATCTCAATCGCCGTGCCGCTGTTCCTGTTCTTCACCTCGCTGGGCCTGATCGACACCATCTACGCCGTTGTGATCGCCCACACCTCCTTCAACCTGTCGCTCGTCGTCTGGATGATGCGCGGCTTCTTCGCCGAAATCCCCAGGGAGATCGACGAGGCCGCGATGATGGACGGCCGCTCGCGGCTCGGCGCCTTCTTCTTCGTCGTTGCACCGCTGGCCGCGCCCGGCATCGGCGCGACGGCCGTGCTCTGCTTCATCCTGTCATGGAACGAGTTCCTCTACGCCTTCATCCTCGTCGCCTTCGACGGGCGGCCGCTGACCGTCGGCATACCGGGGCTGGTGACGCCGCATGGCACGCTATGGGGCCAAGTCGCGGCGGTCGCCATCGTGGCGACGCTGCCGATCGTGCTTTTCACTTTCCTTGTCCAGAAACAGCTCGTCCGCGGCCTCACCTTCGGCGCGGTCAAGGGTTGA
- a CDS encoding sugar ABC transporter permease codes for MTNRTPSPRGMPLLDRGVGPLLMLPATLLVVVFLVGPFYYMVYTALTDLSFADASHAGAFVGFDNFRKLMRNDPFFWASFLLTLKFVVIAVGLEFLLGFALAFLIFRFVASQRLLTTLLLIPMMIAPVAVGLIWRLLLQGDFGMLTFYMRKVGLLAQNSAVLSAPDLVFPTIVAIDVWQWTPFVTLIMLAGMMSLPRAPFEAAMMDGAKPFQIFRNVMLPLLRPVIALVLLLRGIDAFKEFDKVFLMTGGGPGTLTELVSIYAYRVNFRNWDLGYGAAVAFMIYLVVLILCSVFYKAVYWSSRKQVGAF; via the coding sequence GTGACGAACCGCACTCCATCGCCGCGCGGAATGCCGCTTCTCGACCGTGGGGTGGGGCCGCTCTTGATGCTGCCGGCGACGCTGCTCGTCGTCGTCTTCCTGGTCGGCCCGTTCTACTACATGGTCTACACCGCGCTGACCGACCTCAGCTTCGCCGACGCCAGCCATGCCGGCGCCTTCGTCGGTTTCGACAATTTCCGCAAGCTGATGCGCAACGACCCATTCTTCTGGGCATCGTTCCTGCTGACGCTGAAATTCGTCGTCATCGCCGTCGGCCTGGAATTCCTGCTCGGCTTTGCGCTGGCCTTCCTGATCTTCCGCTTCGTCGCCAGCCAGCGGCTTCTCACCACACTGCTGCTCATCCCGATGATGATCGCGCCGGTCGCCGTCGGGCTGATCTGGCGGCTGCTGTTGCAGGGCGATTTCGGCATGCTCACCTTCTACATGCGCAAGGTCGGCCTGCTGGCGCAGAATTCGGCGGTGCTTTCGGCACCCGACCTGGTGTTTCCGACCATCGTCGCCATCGATGTCTGGCAGTGGACGCCTTTCGTCACCCTGATCATGCTCGCCGGGATGATGAGCCTGCCGCGCGCGCCGTTCGAGGCGGCGATGATGGATGGCGCCAAACCGTTCCAGATTTTCCGAAACGTCATGCTGCCGCTGCTGCGGCCGGTCATCGCGCTCGTGCTGCTGCTGCGCGGCATCGACGCCTTCAAGGAGTTCGACAAGGTTTTCCTGATGACCGGCGGCGGACCGGGAACGCTGACCGAGCTGGTCTCGATCTACGCCTACCGCGTCAATTTCCGTAACTGGGACCTCGGCTACGGCGCCGCGGTCGCCTTCATGATCTATCTCGTCGTGCTGATCCTGTGCTCGGTCTTCTACAAGGCCGTCTACTGGTCGAGCCGCAAGCAGGTGGGGGCGTTTTGA
- a CDS encoding sugar ABC transporter substrate-binding protein, whose protein sequence is MTQADAWDLKEASKPYSGQTIRMVGEALPPLEALKKMAPEFEKQTGIHVEVEMYEHSEAVNKVQLDLNSHRGRYDVIIQPHRELGKFATNNHLVEIAKMMADPALRDPSFEPEKQLYQTAWHEISWYDGKEYGFPFTVLNMFMWYRSDLLADPKEQAGFKAKYGYGLAPAKDWKQYRDIAEWFYRPDQGFYGTALQGKRHEALWYEWLNFLYSFGGDVLDVKSGSACGPVIVNSPKAVASLEYYKSLLQFSPPDSLNYFWDDVMALMQQAKVAELIMWNDATYAVSVDTTASTVVGKVGFDLVPQGDGGKIGQVEGWTYLIPVYSKNQQAAFLFVQWMMGYDRQLEQHLNGGASGRPDVYASAEVQKLPYAKASMEANEHAVPKATLPQSAEMTDILVRELSSYLAGEKEAQAALDTAATDISTLLGSCAPMTYPAR, encoded by the coding sequence GTGACACAAGCGGACGCGTGGGATCTGAAAGAGGCGTCGAAACCCTATAGCGGCCAGACCATCCGCATGGTCGGCGAGGCGCTGCCGCCGCTCGAAGCGCTGAAGAAGATGGCGCCGGAGTTTGAAAAACAGACCGGCATCCATGTCGAAGTCGAGATGTACGAGCACTCGGAAGCCGTCAACAAGGTGCAGCTCGATCTCAACTCGCACCGCGGCCGCTACGACGTCATCATCCAGCCGCATCGCGAACTCGGCAAGTTCGCCACCAACAACCATCTGGTCGAAATCGCCAAGATGATGGCCGACCCGGCTTTGCGCGATCCGAGCTTCGAGCCGGAGAAGCAGCTCTACCAGACCGCCTGGCACGAAATCTCCTGGTATGACGGCAAGGAGTACGGCTTCCCCTTCACAGTGCTCAACATGTTCATGTGGTATCGCTCGGACCTGCTCGCCGATCCCAAGGAGCAGGCAGGCTTCAAGGCCAAGTATGGCTACGGCCTCGCTCCCGCCAAGGACTGGAAGCAATACCGCGATATCGCCGAATGGTTCTATCGCCCCGACCAGGGTTTTTACGGCACCGCCCTGCAGGGCAAGCGCCATGAGGCACTGTGGTATGAGTGGCTCAATTTCCTTTATTCCTTCGGCGGCGACGTGCTCGACGTGAAGAGCGGCTCGGCCTGCGGCCCGGTCATCGTCAACAGCCCCAAGGCCGTCGCCTCGCTCGAATATTACAAGAGCCTGCTGCAATTCTCGCCGCCGGACAGCCTCAACTATTTCTGGGATGATGTCATGGCGCTGATGCAGCAAGCCAAGGTCGCCGAGCTGATCATGTGGAACGACGCAACCTATGCCGTGTCGGTCGACACCACGGCCTCCACCGTGGTCGGCAAGGTTGGCTTCGATCTCGTGCCGCAAGGCGACGGCGGGAAGATCGGCCAGGTCGAGGGCTGGACCTATCTCATCCCGGTCTATTCGAAGAACCAGCAGGCCGCCTTCCTCTTCGTCCAGTGGATGATGGGCTATGACCGCCAGCTCGAACAGCATCTCAATGGCGGCGCTTCAGGTCGGCCGGATGTCTATGCCTCCGCCGAGGTGCAGAAGCTGCCCTATGCCAAGGCTTCGATGGAGGCCAACGAGCATGCGGTGCCGAAGGCGACGCTGCCGCAATCGGCCGAGATGACCGACATACTAGTGCGCGAACTGTCATCCTACCTCGCCGGCGAAAAGGAGGCGCAGGCCGCCCTCGACACCGCCGCCACCGACATCTCGACACTGCTCGGTTCTTGCGCACCCATGACCTATCCGGCACGATAG
- a CDS encoding 4-hydroxythreonine-4-phosphate dehydrogenase, whose translation MDFIFMLTRNDRTVEDCLDLVDLIEPVGLKHVGFKDIGVAPDVLRKLAVAIGRTGATTYMEVVSTTAEACLNSARIARDLGIQRLLGGTQVDEIMALLEGSGTEYYPFPGRPVGHPTKLGGSAEDVEADCRAFAEKGCAGCDILAYRATEADPAELVRAARRGLGPSRHLIVAGAVASADRIKAIKLAGANAFTIGTAVFDGSYSPTKGSILSQLRDVLADCERV comes from the coding sequence ATGGACTTCATCTTCATGCTGACGCGCAACGATCGCACGGTCGAGGACTGTCTCGACCTGGTCGATTTGATTGAGCCGGTCGGCCTGAAGCATGTCGGCTTCAAGGATATTGGCGTCGCGCCGGATGTGCTGCGCAAGCTCGCTGTCGCCATTGGCCGGACAGGCGCCACCACTTACATGGAAGTTGTCTCGACGACGGCTGAGGCCTGCCTTAATTCCGCGCGCATCGCCAGGGATCTCGGCATCCAGCGCCTGCTCGGTGGTACCCAGGTCGACGAGATCATGGCGTTGCTGGAGGGGAGCGGCACCGAATACTACCCTTTTCCCGGGCGGCCGGTCGGCCATCCGACCAAGCTCGGCGGTTCGGCCGAGGATGTCGAGGCCGACTGCCGGGCCTTCGCCGAGAAGGGTTGTGCGGGATGCGACATCCTCGCCTATCGCGCCACCGAGGCCGACCCGGCCGAACTGGTGCGCGCAGCCCGGCGCGGGCTTGGTCCGTCGCGGCATCTGATCGTCGCCGGCGCTGTGGCATCAGCCGATCGGATCAAGGCAATCAAGCTGGCCGGCGCCAACGCTTTTACCATTGGCACAGCGGTTTTCGATGGCTCCTATTCGCCGACGAAAGGTTCTATCCTCTCGCAACTGCGGGATGTCCTCGCGGATTGCGAGCGTGTCTAA
- a CDS encoding FGGY family carbohydrate kinase, with protein sequence MPVIGIDLGTQSLKAIVVDDELRLRGEAAVLYQPAFPAPGWAEQNPALWLAALKPAIAGALDKAGLAPSDIKGIAIAGQLDGCVAVDRNGEALAPCIIWMDRRAAGEIAGIDPDFIRERTGLVLDATHMAAKIRWAARNLPEARRVALWHQPVSFVVAALCGRAVIDHALASTTMLYGLKEHNYAGDLLAAFDIDAHKLPGIDDASEIAGALTHAGAELTGLPVGTPLAVGTGDDFSAAIGAGVVVPGVVACNLGTAEVVGAVSGTLRLDPGGLVETHGFLGDGYFISNPGWLSGGAVTWFLTTFGVDSPAAMSELAATVVAGSDDLLFLPALSGAMAPRWIAEARAAFYGLTSFHGKAACARAVLEGCAFAMRDVVDRLDDLDIATDRIRLSGGGARSRVWAQIRADVSGRPVEIAGAADASPIGAAILAAAAIGLTSSVQQAAERLAGHIETIDPDPSAKAAYDRSYRRYRTLFDALTPLHAD encoded by the coding sequence ATGCCAGTCATCGGCATCGATCTCGGCACACAAAGCCTAAAGGCGATCGTTGTCGATGACGAATTGCGGCTGCGTGGCGAGGCCGCTGTGTTGTACCAGCCGGCCTTCCCGGCGCCCGGCTGGGCCGAACAGAACCCGGCGCTGTGGCTGGCGGCGCTCAAGCCGGCCATTGCCGGCGCGCTCGACAAGGCTGGGCTTGCGCCGTCCGACATCAAGGGTATTGCCATTGCCGGCCAGCTCGACGGCTGCGTCGCGGTCGATCGCAATGGTGAGGCGCTGGCTCCGTGCATCATCTGGATGGACCGGCGGGCGGCAGGAGAGATCGCCGGCATCGACCCGGACTTCATCCGTGAGCGCACCGGTCTCGTTCTGGACGCCACCCATATGGCGGCGAAAATCCGCTGGGCCGCGCGCAACCTGCCCGAAGCGCGCCGAGTGGCGCTCTGGCATCAACCGGTATCATTCGTGGTCGCAGCGTTGTGCGGTCGTGCCGTCATCGATCACGCGCTGGCCTCGACGACCATGCTCTATGGGCTGAAGGAGCACAATTATGCCGGCGATCTGCTGGCGGCCTTCGACATCGATGCACATAAATTGCCCGGCATCGACGATGCATCTGAGATCGCCGGCGCCTTGACCCACGCCGGCGCCGAGCTCACCGGTCTTCCTGTGGGCACGCCGCTGGCGGTCGGCACCGGCGATGATTTTTCGGCCGCCATAGGCGCCGGGGTTGTCGTGCCCGGTGTCGTCGCCTGCAATCTCGGCACGGCCGAAGTGGTCGGCGCGGTGTCCGGCACGCTTCGCCTCGACCCCGGCGGCCTGGTCGAGACCCATGGCTTTCTCGGCGACGGCTATTTCATCTCCAATCCCGGATGGCTCTCGGGCGGCGCGGTGACGTGGTTTCTAACAACCTTCGGCGTCGATTCGCCGGCGGCGATGTCGGAACTGGCGGCGACGGTGGTTGCCGGCAGCGACGATTTGCTGTTCTTGCCCGCGTTGTCCGGTGCCATGGCGCCGCGCTGGATCGCCGAAGCGCGTGCCGCTTTCTACGGCCTGACATCCTTCCACGGCAAAGCCGCTTGTGCCCGTGCCGTGCTGGAGGGCTGTGCCTTTGCCATGCGCGACGTGGTCGACCGGCTGGACGATCTCGATATCGCGACGGATCGCATCCGGCTCTCAGGCGGTGGCGCGCGCAGCCGGGTATGGGCGCAAATCCGTGCCGATGTCAGCGGCAGGCCGGTCGAGATCGCGGGTGCGGCCGATGCCTCGCCGATCGGTGCGGCAATCCTTGCCGCCGCAGCCATCGGCCTTACCTCCTCAGTGCAGCAGGCGGCTGAAAGGCTGGCCGGCCACATCGAGACGATCGACCCTGATCCTTCCGCCAAGGCCGCCTACGACAGAAGTTACCGCCGGTATCGCACCTTGTTCGATGCCCTGACCCCGCTTCATGCTGATTGA
- a CDS encoding iron-containing alcohol dehydrogenase, with the protein MSRQMLDRLIAGTLPDPDSQGMLSVPLKTIVIGRGLGDEADALVKPLPLGRKLAVVMDPDTRLALGERVSIGLRGSSDVDKIILPRHPHPDMDAVRSVIARTKDASGLVAVGSGSINDITKYAAHLTQKPYAVFGTAPSMNGYTSVSAAITEDGLKKSLTASLPVGVFLDLDVMARAPHRLIAAGFGDSMARPTAQTDWLMAHLLLGTPYRQAPFMLLAEDEKALIAKAGELGTGDLEAMEVLVRTLVMSGLGMTLCGGSYPASQGEHLIAHYIDMRGQGLPEAHHGEHVAVTTLTMARLQERVLALPELQLAPSADTPERFIEIFGETLGRSCWAAFKPKLLDRERANAINTMLAKQWRSHRERLVRVARPAREIAAALRAAGAPTTPQEVAIPAGFYDEAVANARLIRERFTMLDVAAASLETVAAGA; encoded by the coding sequence ATGTCCAGACAAATGCTCGATCGCCTTATTGCCGGCACGCTGCCTGACCCGGACAGCCAGGGAATGCTGTCGGTGCCGCTGAAGACCATCGTCATAGGGCGCGGTCTCGGCGACGAGGCCGATGCGCTGGTCAAGCCGCTGCCGCTCGGCCGCAAGCTCGCCGTGGTCATGGATCCCGACACAAGGCTGGCGCTGGGTGAGAGGGTGTCGATCGGACTGCGTGGCAGCAGCGATGTCGACAAGATCATCCTGCCGCGCCATCCGCATCCGGACATGGACGCGGTGCGATCGGTGATCGCACGCACGAAAGACGCCAGCGGCCTGGTCGCGGTCGGATCTGGCTCGATCAATGACATCACCAAATATGCTGCCCATCTCACCCAAAAACCTTATGCGGTGTTCGGCACCGCGCCATCGATGAACGGCTACACCTCGGTGTCGGCGGCAATCACCGAGGACGGCCTGAAGAAATCGCTGACTGCCAGCCTGCCGGTCGGCGTCTTCCTCGATCTCGATGTCATGGCGCGGGCGCCGCACCGGCTGATCGCTGCCGGCTTCGGCGATTCGATGGCGCGGCCGACCGCGCAGACCGATTGGCTGATGGCGCATCTATTGCTCGGCACGCCCTACAGGCAGGCGCCGTTCATGCTTCTGGCCGAGGACGAGAAGGCGCTCATCGCCAAGGCCGGCGAACTCGGGACCGGCGACCTTGAGGCGATGGAAGTGCTGGTGCGCACGCTGGTCATGTCCGGTCTCGGCATGACACTGTGCGGCGGCTCTTATCCGGCCAGCCAGGGCGAACATCTGATCGCCCACTATATCGACATGCGGGGCCAGGGATTGCCTGAGGCGCATCACGGCGAACACGTAGCGGTGACGACGTTGACGATGGCGCGGCTGCAGGAGCGCGTGCTGGCACTGCCGGAGCTGCAGCTCGCGCCGTCCGCGGATACGCCAGAACGCTTCATCGAGATCTTCGGCGAAACGCTCGGACGTTCCTGCTGGGCGGCATTCAAGCCCAAGCTGCTGGACCGCGAACGGGCAAACGCCATCAACACCATGCTGGCCAAGCAATGGCGCTCGCATCGTGAAAGGCTGGTGCGGGTGGCACGCCCGGCGCGCGAGATCGCGGCAGCACTGCGCGCCGCCGGCGCGCCGACCACGCCGCAGGAGGTTGCCATACCGGCTGGCTTCTACGACGAGGCGGTCGCCAATGCCCGGCTGATCCGCGAAAGGTTCACCATGCTCGACGTCGCGGCTGCCTCGC